A stretch of the Gemmatimonadota bacterium genome encodes the following:
- a CDS encoding SCO family protein yields MNARHTVRSWASLSALCLLGVAASACRDVPLHGVAMDDPHPAPPLVIASASGAPYVLAADTGKFVLIYFGYTHCPDYCPMMLTDWKRVKRELGPLANRMRFVFISVDPDRDTAESTALYAQGFDSTFIGLAPPRKELDAIQQAWAVTSYKEYSKSPGRPADSYGVAHPAHAYLVNRAGRLQALYPPETRWQDVAADLRKLFSCVHC; encoded by the coding sequence GTGAACGCGAGACACACCGTTCGGTCGTGGGCTTCCCTGTCGGCGCTCTGCCTGCTGGGAGTCGCGGCGTCGGCGTGTCGTGATGTGCCGCTTCACGGCGTCGCGATGGACGATCCGCACCCGGCGCCGCCGCTCGTCATCGCATCAGCGAGCGGTGCCCCCTATGTGCTGGCCGCCGACACCGGAAAGTTTGTGTTGATCTACTTTGGCTACACGCATTGTCCGGACTATTGTCCAATGATGCTCACGGATTGGAAGCGGGTGAAGCGCGAACTCGGACCGCTCGCCAATCGGATGCGCTTTGTGTTCATCAGCGTCGACCCGGACCGCGACACAGCGGAAAGCACCGCGCTGTACGCGCAGGGCTTTGACTCGACCTTCATTGGTTTGGCCCCGCCTCGGAAAGAGTTGGACGCGATCCAACAGGCCTGGGCGGTGACGTCATACAAAGAGTACAGTAAATCCCCCGGCCGACCCGCGGACAGTTACGGCGTGGCGCATCCCGCACACGCCTATCTGGTCAACCGCGCCGGTCGCCTGCAAGCGCTCTATCCCCCAGAAACACGGTGGCAGGATGTGGCTGCCGACTTGAGGAAGTTGTTCTCATGCGTTCATTGTTGA
- a CDS encoding copper chaperone PCu(A)C — MRSLLICAAIAVVACTPKTPTPPIAVNDAWARPADSAGTTAAYLSIVNHEFTSVKLQSASSPHAATVTMHETMAMTGMIHMIPLDTGATIASNDSLHLRQGGKHLMVTGLTRRLAAGDSLPLVLTFSDGRVVNAVAIIRAP; from the coding sequence ATGCGTTCATTGTTGATCTGCGCGGCCATCGCGGTCGTCGCCTGTACTCCGAAAACACCAACACCACCGATCGCCGTCAACGACGCGTGGGCACGCCCCGCGGACTCGGCCGGTACGACCGCCGCATACCTTTCTATCGTCAATCACGAGTTTACGTCAGTCAAGCTACAGTCGGCATCGTCGCCGCACGCGGCCACCGTCACGATGCACGAAACGATGGCGATGACCGGCATGATCCACATGATACCGCTCGACACGGGCGCCACCATCGCGTCAAATGATTCCCTTCATCTCCGGCAGGGAGGCAAACACCTGATGGTCACCGGACTCACACGCCGACTCGCTGCCGGCGATTCCCTGCCGCTTGTGCTCACCTTTAGCGACGGCCGCGTCGTCAACGCGGTCGCAATTATCCGTGCGCCGTAG
- a CDS encoding methyltransferase domain-containing protein: MSTRKRTTPASGGDWWRTYFDAGYLREYEPMFDFAGDRAQVARLMELLELPSGARVLDCPCGQGRHAHLLAEAGFNVDGVDYSAPLLAAARTRGTGRTLRYTKADMRRLPPAWTGRFDAVVNLFTSFGFFADPSDDAKTLREFARVLKPGGVLLWHGGDRDGVMAKFLSRDWWTTADGTVVAQERSFDPLSGFLTVESVWRGPKVNEDRTHRIRLYTPTQLADLMRDAGLIVEQAFDAFTEQPVNRRSSEMLLIARKDG, translated from the coding sequence GTGAGCACGCGTAAGCGGACGACGCCCGCCAGCGGCGGCGATTGGTGGCGCACGTACTTCGATGCGGGATACCTGCGCGAGTACGAGCCCATGTTCGATTTTGCCGGTGACCGCGCGCAGGTCGCGCGCCTGATGGAGTTGCTCGAACTGCCGTCCGGAGCGCGCGTGCTCGACTGCCCGTGCGGACAGGGGCGTCACGCGCACCTGCTAGCCGAGGCGGGCTTCAATGTGGACGGGGTGGACTACTCCGCTCCTTTGCTCGCTGCGGCGCGGACGCGCGGCACGGGGCGCACCCTGCGTTATACGAAGGCGGATATGCGACGCCTGCCGCCCGCCTGGACCGGGCGGTTCGATGCCGTGGTCAACCTGTTCACGAGCTTTGGTTTCTTTGCAGATCCCAGCGATGATGCCAAGACGCTTCGCGAGTTCGCCCGCGTGCTCAAGCCTGGCGGCGTGCTCCTCTGGCACGGTGGAGACCGCGACGGGGTCATGGCCAAGTTTCTATCGCGCGACTGGTGGACGACGGCGGATGGCACCGTGGTGGCGCAGGAGCGGAGCTTCGACCCGCTGTCAGGATTCCTGACGGTGGAATCCGTGTGGCGTGGGCCGAAGGTGAACGAGGACCGTACCCATCGCATTCGGCTCTACACGCCGACGCAGTTGGCCGATCTGATGCGCGACGCTGGGCTCATTGTGGAGCAGGCGTTTGACGCGTTCACCGAGCAGCCTGTGAACCGCCGCTCGAGTGAGATGCTGCTGATCGCCCGCAAAGACGGATAG
- a CDS encoding methylmalonyl-CoA mutase family protein, producing MTGIQDVDGTIAAMQDELDRLRAELAAFRAKYDRAAKRDIAFTNSSAEVEPLYSALDLEGSAGTAFEVPGAYPYTRGIHATGYRGKLWTMRQFAGFGSAKETNARYKFLLANGTTGLSVAFDFPTLMGYDSDHGRSEGEVGKCGVAISSLADMEALFEGIPLGDVSTSMTINGPAIILWCFYIAAAEKQGVSADKLRGTVQNDILKEYMAQHAWCFPIEPALRLIVDMFEWGATNAPQWNTISISGYHIREAGATAAQELAFTLADGFTYVERGIARGLNVDDFAPRLSFFWDVHNDFFEEIAKLRAARRIWARHMKERYGAKDPRSLIMRFHSQTAGVTLTAQQPMNNVVRVAYQALAAALGGTQSLHTNSMDETLALPTEHAVQVALRTQQILAYETGVPNVTDPLGGSYYVEALTDQMEREAESLFEKIGEEGGVVRGLENGWFQRKIAESAARQQWEIEQHRRVIVGVNEFVSDDDALTIPLLKFDEQAAKEQAAMLANLRKTRDDAACKRHLDALREAARGSENVVPFILECARSYCTLYEIRAALEDVFGAYREPVFF from the coding sequence ATGACCGGTATTCAGGACGTGGACGGCACGATTGCCGCAATGCAGGACGAACTCGATCGCCTGCGCGCGGAGTTGGCAGCGTTTCGCGCCAAGTATGATCGGGCCGCCAAGCGCGACATCGCGTTCACCAACTCGTCGGCTGAAGTGGAGCCGCTCTACTCTGCGCTCGATCTCGAAGGCTCTGCCGGTACGGCGTTCGAGGTTCCTGGGGCGTATCCCTATACGCGTGGCATTCACGCCACGGGGTACCGCGGCAAACTCTGGACGATGCGGCAGTTTGCCGGCTTTGGGTCGGCCAAAGAGACCAACGCGCGTTACAAGTTTTTGCTGGCCAACGGCACCACAGGGCTATCGGTCGCCTTCGATTTTCCCACGCTGATGGGCTACGACTCTGACCATGGGCGTTCGGAAGGGGAAGTGGGTAAGTGCGGCGTGGCGATCAGCTCTCTCGCCGACATGGAGGCGCTGTTCGAGGGGATTCCGCTCGGCGACGTCTCCACCTCGATGACGATCAACGGGCCGGCGATCATTCTGTGGTGTTTCTACATCGCGGCAGCGGAAAAGCAGGGTGTGAGCGCCGATAAGCTGCGCGGCACCGTGCAGAATGACATTCTCAAGGAATACATGGCGCAGCACGCGTGGTGTTTTCCGATTGAGCCTGCGTTGCGCCTTATTGTCGACATGTTTGAATGGGGAGCCACGAACGCTCCGCAGTGGAACACGATTTCAATCTCGGGCTATCATATTCGCGAAGCCGGCGCGACGGCTGCGCAGGAGCTGGCCTTTACGCTCGCGGATGGCTTTACCTACGTCGAGCGTGGCATTGCCCGTGGGCTCAACGTGGATGACTTTGCGCCGCGGTTGTCGTTCTTTTGGGATGTGCACAACGATTTCTTTGAAGAAATCGCGAAGTTGCGTGCCGCGCGTCGTATTTGGGCTCGACACATGAAGGAGCGGTACGGCGCCAAGGATCCCCGTTCGCTGATTATGCGATTCCACTCGCAGACGGCGGGCGTGACGCTCACGGCGCAGCAGCCGATGAATAACGTCGTGCGCGTGGCGTACCAGGCCCTGGCTGCAGCGCTTGGCGGCACGCAGTCGTTGCATACCAACTCCATGGACGAAACGCTCGCGTTGCCCACGGAACATGCCGTGCAGGTGGCGCTGCGCACGCAGCAGATTCTCGCCTACGAAACGGGCGTGCCGAACGTCACGGACCCGCTCGGTGGCTCGTATTACGTGGAGGCGCTCACTGACCAGATGGAGCGTGAGGCCGAGTCGTTGTTCGAGAAGATTGGAGAGGAAGGAGGCGTGGTGCGTGGCCTCGAGAACGGGTGGTTCCAGCGGAAGATCGCGGAGAGCGCGGCGCGCCAGCAGTGGGAGATTGAGCAGCACCGCCGCGTGATTGTTGGCGTGAACGAATTTGTGAGCGATGACGACGCGCTCACGATTCCGTTGCTCAAGTTTGACGAGCAGGCGGCCAAGGAGCAGGCGGCGATGCTGGCCAATCTTCGGAAAACCCGCGATGACGCCGCCTGTAAGCGCCATCTTGACGCATTGCGAGAGGCGGCGCGCGGGTCGGAGAATGTCGTGCCGTTCATTCTCGAGTGCGCTCGGTCGTACTGCACGCTCTATGAGATTCGCGCCGCGCTCGAAGACGTGTTTGGCGCCTATCGCGAACCGGTCTTCTTTTGA
- the meaB gene encoding methylmalonyl Co-A mutase-associated GTPase MeaB has product MPFTESTRTAPPLVLAASASPALRALAADFDAGRTAALARAVSVVENQRTGSDLLLAAMHSRVGRARRIGLTGPPGAGKSTLTTRLVAAYRQAGLTVGVVAVDPTSPFTGGALLGDRVRMEAVALDPGVFIRSMATRGSLGGLASATREVCDVLDAFGVDRILVETVGVGQSELDIARTVDSSMVVLVPESGDSIQTLKAGLMEIADCFVVNKADRPGADRLRNDIELMLGLRSGLSLKDTPAHHGVSLSQLANPAKAARAAARVDDVARWIPPVLRSCGTTGEGIEEMVASLDRHFGYLEQSGELQRRRRTRLRERVIDVVEQRVRRRLWTDSATNGWLDERIPELERGSTTPYAVADALLARSGSLLSAE; this is encoded by the coding sequence GTGCCGTTCACCGAATCCACCAGAACCGCTCCGCCGCTCGTGCTGGCCGCCTCGGCGTCGCCCGCATTGCGTGCACTCGCGGCGGACTTCGATGCGGGACGCACGGCAGCGTTAGCGCGGGCCGTTTCCGTTGTGGAGAATCAACGAACGGGGAGTGACCTGTTGCTCGCGGCGATGCATAGCCGAGTGGGGCGCGCACGCCGGATTGGCCTGACGGGGCCGCCAGGAGCGGGGAAGAGTACGCTTACGACTCGGCTCGTCGCCGCGTACAGGCAGGCTGGGCTGACGGTCGGAGTCGTTGCCGTCGATCCTACCTCTCCGTTCACGGGAGGCGCTCTGCTAGGGGATCGAGTGCGCATGGAAGCCGTGGCGCTGGATCCGGGCGTCTTCATCCGATCCATGGCCACGCGCGGATCCCTTGGCGGGCTGGCCTCCGCAACGCGCGAGGTCTGCGACGTGCTCGACGCCTTTGGCGTCGATCGCATTCTCGTGGAGACCGTCGGCGTGGGGCAGAGCGAACTCGACATCGCGCGCACGGTAGACTCAAGCATGGTGGTCCTCGTACCGGAATCGGGCGATTCCATCCAGACGCTCAAGGCCGGTTTGATGGAGATCGCCGACTGCTTTGTGGTGAACAAAGCGGATCGTCCTGGGGCGGACCGTTTGCGCAATGACATTGAACTGATGCTCGGGCTTCGCTCTGGGCTCTCCCTCAAGGACACGCCGGCCCATCACGGGGTGTCGCTGAGTCAGCTGGCAAACCCTGCCAAGGCCGCCCGCGCTGCGGCGCGCGTAGACGACGTGGCCCGCTGGATTCCTCCTGTCCTGCGTTCGTGCGGCACGACGGGGGAGGGAATCGAGGAGATGGTCGCCTCCCTCGACCGCCATTTTGGCTATCTTGAACAGAGTGGGGAGCTGCAGCGTCGTCGGCGTACTCGACTGCGAGAGCGGGTCATTGATGTGGTGGAACAGCGCGTGCGCCGCCGGCTTTGGACAGACTCGGCGACCAACGGCTGGTTAGACGAACGAATCCCAGAACTCGAGCGGGGCAGTACCACCCCGTACGCCGTGGCCGATGCGTTGCTGGCTCGTAGCGGCTCTTTGCTTAGCGCGGAGTAG
- a CDS encoding CNNM domain-containing protein: MTVAGIVLTLVLVVAWLTAAATSVRTVSRIWLRHWAERRLAGGESSPTVERPQRLLIAASTGIASTVFALGALLALNDDGLDLVRTLVFAAIALLVGGQLVPRAIARRFSTPLVAALTPALSVLEWASRPLIRIASALPKPFMAPSQAPDDPREALEDLLREGELEGVGAPAESAIISGVVDFSEKAVAEVMTLRTDIVAVERSLGAAEVIRTVAQSKYSRIPVYDKDLDHVVGLIHSFDVLARPAAPVSVLRRVVVVRQAERCDSLMRRMMRERVHLAIIQDDAAQTLGLVTLEDLVEELVGDIHDEHDDLPLISPPPAN; the protein is encoded by the coding sequence ATGACCGTCGCGGGCATTGTGTTGACACTCGTGCTCGTCGTGGCCTGGTTGACCGCGGCCGCGACCTCCGTGCGCACGGTGAGCCGCATCTGGCTGCGCCATTGGGCTGAGCGTCGACTGGCCGGCGGAGAGAGTTCGCCGACCGTCGAACGTCCACAGCGCCTGTTGATTGCCGCATCGACTGGCATCGCTTCCACGGTCTTCGCGCTCGGCGCGTTGCTTGCGCTCAATGATGACGGACTCGACCTCGTGCGAACGCTGGTCTTCGCGGCCATCGCGTTGCTGGTGGGTGGTCAATTGGTGCCGCGTGCCATCGCCCGGCGCTTTTCAACCCCGCTCGTTGCGGCACTCACGCCGGCCCTGAGCGTCTTGGAGTGGGCAAGTCGACCGCTGATTCGCATCGCCTCAGCGCTGCCCAAGCCATTTATGGCGCCCTCACAAGCGCCGGATGACCCCCGCGAGGCGCTCGAAGACCTCCTGCGCGAGGGTGAGCTGGAGGGCGTCGGCGCGCCGGCCGAAAGCGCGATTATCAGCGGCGTCGTGGACTTCAGCGAGAAGGCGGTCGCCGAGGTGATGACGCTCCGGACTGACATCGTGGCGGTCGAGCGTTCATTGGGCGCGGCTGAGGTGATTCGAACGGTCGCCCAGTCCAAGTACAGCCGCATTCCAGTATACGACAAGGATCTGGACCACGTGGTCGGGCTCATCCACTCGTTTGACGTGCTGGCCCGTCCGGCCGCCCCAGTGAGCGTGCTGCGTCGGGTCGTCGTGGTGCGACAGGCCGAGCGGTGCGATTCGCTCATGCGTCGTATGATGCGCGAGCGCGTCCATCTTGCGATAATTCAGGATGACGCGGCCCAGACGCTGGGGCTGGTCACGCTCGAAGATCTGGTCGAAGAGCTCGTGGGTGATATTCATGACGAGCACGACGACCTTCCACTTATCTCACCGCCTCCGGCAAACTGA
- a CDS encoding CBS domain-containing protein, producing the protein MTFVMLIVAIGSAVAAAFCAFADGALLALDEDEPPATPRAAALLARREPAHRALAFGRILSVLLAGAAASTSLRAAGLSTNELAPAVIVVGIFIIVIAEVAARTAGDATGAPALERVGPFVVGIEGVLRPVVVFGRWCDAFLVEILPPAKRDDDDRDASIEQFREVVAAEAEATPAEAVMLRGVFSLGDTTVREIMVPRVDIVGVERDTLWSELADRVRSARHARLVVFDGTLDEVVGILYAKDLLPALVADDEPAEGWLSLVRPAVFIPGGKSAEDQLRDFKTSRRHIAIVADEFGGTAGLVTLEDALELIVGDIRDENDVEEPDVVRGDAHEFWLAGTVTLEELSSLTGRDFTREDVTTVGGLVYELVGQVPRAGQMLELHGCRVVVERVVRHRVERVYVALHPESHA; encoded by the coding sequence GTGACGTTCGTCATGCTGATTGTCGCGATTGGGTCCGCCGTCGCGGCGGCCTTCTGTGCGTTCGCGGATGGTGCGCTCCTCGCCCTCGACGAGGACGAACCTCCCGCGACGCCGCGGGCCGCCGCGCTCCTCGCGCGACGGGAACCCGCGCACCGCGCGCTGGCATTCGGTCGCATCCTGTCGGTTCTGCTCGCGGGTGCGGCGGCCTCGACCTCACTGCGAGCCGCGGGACTGTCGACCAACGAACTGGCGCCTGCTGTGATTGTCGTTGGAATCTTTATCATCGTCATTGCCGAAGTGGCGGCGCGCACAGCGGGCGATGCCACCGGCGCGCCGGCCCTTGAGCGCGTGGGGCCATTTGTCGTTGGTATTGAGGGCGTCCTCCGGCCCGTCGTTGTGTTCGGACGCTGGTGCGATGCCTTTCTCGTGGAGATTCTTCCGCCGGCAAAACGCGACGACGACGATCGCGACGCCAGCATCGAACAGTTCCGTGAAGTGGTCGCAGCCGAGGCCGAGGCCACGCCCGCCGAAGCGGTGATGCTGCGTGGCGTGTTTTCACTGGGCGACACGACGGTGCGCGAGATCATGGTGCCGCGTGTAGACATCGTTGGCGTGGAGCGTGATACACTCTGGTCGGAACTCGCCGATCGCGTGCGCAGCGCGCGGCACGCGCGACTCGTGGTGTTCGACGGCACGCTGGATGAGGTCGTGGGCATTCTCTATGCCAAAGATCTCCTCCCCGCGCTGGTCGCCGACGACGAACCGGCCGAGGGGTGGCTCTCGCTCGTGCGCCCTGCGGTGTTTATCCCGGGTGGCAAGTCGGCCGAAGATCAACTCCGCGACTTCAAAACGAGTCGTCGGCACATTGCGATTGTGGCCGACGAATTCGGTGGCACGGCGGGGTTGGTGACGCTCGAAGACGCACTCGAATTAATCGTCGGTGACATTCGCGACGAAAACGACGTGGAAGAACCCGACGTGGTGCGTGGCGATGCGCACGAGTTCTGGCTGGCGGGCACCGTCACGCTGGAAGAACTCAGCAGTCTCACCGGACGCGACTTCACGCGTGAGGACGTCACGACCGTTGGCGGCCTTGTGTATGAGCTCGTGGGGCAGGTGCCGCGAGCGGGACAGATGCTGGAGTTGCACGGGTGCCGTGTGGTGGTGGAGCGCGTCGTGCGTCATCGTGTGGAGCGGGTGTATGTGGCACTGCACCCGGAGTCGCACGCATGA
- the ybeY gene encoding rRNA maturation RNase YbeY, translated as MSARRGARGTPPLAVSVNADGVRSPVARAKLADVARMALRAEGARAAMVSVTLLSSAAMARLNERHLKHRGPTDVISFGFRAVPGGPVVGDIYIAPAVARANAIDAQVSIREEVVRLVVHGVLHVMGHDHPTGATRASSPMWKRQESLVRRARSVAGL; from the coding sequence GTGAGCGCACGCCGTGGTGCGCGCGGGACACCGCCGCTTGCCGTGTCTGTGAACGCGGACGGTGTTCGGAGTCCCGTTGCGCGCGCGAAGCTGGCCGACGTCGCCCGAATGGCGCTCCGCGCCGAAGGGGCGCGCGCGGCGATGGTGAGCGTGACACTGCTCTCGTCTGCGGCCATGGCGCGTCTGAATGAGCGGCACCTCAAACATCGCGGCCCCACGGATGTCATTTCCTTTGGCTTTCGTGCCGTGCCGGGCGGACCGGTCGTTGGAGATATTTACATCGCGCCTGCGGTGGCCCGAGCGAACGCGATCGATGCACAGGTCAGTATTCGCGAAGAGGTTGTGCGTTTGGTGGTGCATGGCGTGCTGCACGTAATGGGGCACGATCATCCCACTGGAGCAACCCGGGCGAGTTCGCCGATGTGGAAGCGGCAAGAGTCACTCGTGCGACGCGCGCGCTCGGTGGCGGGACTGTGA
- a CDS encoding PhoH family protein: protein MGDGAFAGAVPEPVTLRLSTEGADLLTLAGVADSNLVELQKLFPVRVTLRGDAMALVGAADVLDKASVVAQRMIDAAKKQRVLEPDDVLRYSMEGGAAESGTRLVLPGVRKVIQPKTAGQAAYLQAIADNDIVVGIGPAGTGKTYLAVAAAVDALSRKRVKRIVLARPAVEAGESLGFLPGDMQAKVDPYLRPLYDALEDMMPPERVQKALETRVIEIAPLAYMRGRTLSDAFVILDEAQNATNAQMKMFLTRMGVNSRAVITGDKTQVDLPKREESGLLQVERVLQGIDGIAFHYLTETDVIRHRLVREIVKAYEREGGGTNVRAAAPATPADGSRA from the coding sequence ATGGGTGATGGCGCGTTTGCCGGCGCGGTGCCGGAACCGGTGACGCTGCGACTCTCCACCGAAGGGGCGGATTTACTCACGCTCGCCGGTGTAGCCGACAGTAATCTGGTGGAACTGCAGAAGTTGTTTCCCGTGCGCGTGACGCTGCGCGGTGACGCAATGGCGCTTGTTGGCGCGGCGGACGTGCTTGATAAGGCCTCTGTTGTGGCGCAGCGTATGATTGACGCGGCCAAGAAACAGCGCGTGCTCGAGCCAGATGACGTGCTGCGGTACTCGATGGAGGGCGGAGCCGCGGAGTCCGGTACGCGTCTCGTTCTCCCTGGGGTGCGAAAGGTCATTCAGCCGAAGACGGCGGGACAGGCCGCGTACCTGCAGGCGATTGCAGACAACGATATCGTCGTGGGCATCGGTCCAGCGGGCACCGGCAAGACATATCTCGCCGTGGCGGCGGCGGTGGACGCGCTTTCGCGCAAGCGGGTCAAGCGCATTGTGCTGGCGCGCCCCGCCGTCGAAGCCGGCGAGTCGCTCGGCTTTCTCCCCGGCGATATGCAGGCCAAGGTGGATCCGTATCTGCGTCCTCTCTACGACGCACTCGAAGACATGATGCCCCCCGAGCGTGTGCAGAAAGCGCTCGAGACGCGCGTGATTGAAATTGCGCCGCTGGCCTATATGCGCGGCCGCACACTCTCAGATGCATTCGTGATTCTCGACGAAGCGCAAAATGCCACGAATGCGCAAATGAAGATGTTCCTCACGCGCATGGGCGTGAACTCCCGCGCGGTGATCACGGGCGACAAAACGCAGGTGGATTTACCCAAGCGCGAAGAGAGCGGACTGTTGCAGGTGGAGCGTGTGCTGCAGGGGATAGACGGCATCGCGTTCCACTATCTGACCGAGACGGACGTGATCCGTCATCGCTTGGTTCGGGAAATTGTCAAAGCGTATGAACGAGAGGGGGGCGGCACCAACGTGCGGGCCGCCGCACCGGCCACTCCCGCTGACGGTAGCCGCGCGTGA
- the aspS gene encoding aspartate--tRNA ligase, translated as MLSTSIRSHLAGALRAGDAGARVTLGGWVHRSRNLGGIVFLDLRDRGGLVQLSFGPAWAAPEAIAAAAAVGVESVVLIEGTVVARTAETRNADMDTGEIEVHAVSLRVLSPAVTPAIPVARGKGEKLPAEELRLRHRYLDLRRPELQAALVLRHRLLQVTRRFLSDRGYLELETPILTKPTPEGARDYLVPSRVHPGEFYALPQSPQIYKQLFMVCGFDRYFQIARCFRDEDLRADRQPEFTQIDIEASFVGQEDILALAESLIGSLWREGGADAPEHFERMTYADAMERYGSDRPDLRYGLEIRDCSDVFRGLDFGITTSALAAGGRVRGIVLPGAGAWSRKQVDELEALAKGAGAGGLLRLKKTEGKFDGPIAKFLTPEAEAALPLEDGALMLLVAAPDHVSNPALDRVRQECAQRLGLVHEGDRRFLIVTDFPMFERDPVTGTLGAVHHPFTSPKAEDMAAWPDEPHRWRATAYDVVLNGLELGGGSIRTHDPAVQSRMFELLGIGDVEEQERRFGFLLEGLRAGAPPHGGIAFGFDRIAMLLSGATSLRDVIAFPKTTAARALFEGAPTVVPAEDLRQLHIRPDVN; from the coding sequence ATGCTCTCAACTTCTATCCGTTCTCACCTCGCCGGCGCGTTGCGCGCGGGTGATGCTGGCGCACGTGTCACGCTCGGTGGCTGGGTGCATCGCTCGCGCAATCTTGGCGGCATCGTCTTTCTCGACCTGCGCGATCGCGGCGGGTTAGTGCAGTTGTCGTTCGGTCCCGCGTGGGCGGCTCCGGAGGCCATTGCTGCGGCGGCTGCAGTAGGCGTTGAGAGCGTGGTACTGATTGAAGGCACGGTGGTCGCGCGAACCGCCGAAACTCGAAATGCCGATATGGACACGGGCGAGATTGAAGTGCACGCGGTGTCGCTGCGCGTCTTGAGTCCGGCTGTGACGCCCGCGATTCCGGTGGCACGTGGCAAGGGCGAGAAGTTGCCCGCCGAAGAGCTGCGACTCCGGCACCGATATCTCGACTTGCGCCGTCCGGAGCTGCAGGCCGCCCTCGTCCTGCGGCATCGTCTGTTGCAGGTGACGCGCCGCTTTCTCAGCGACCGCGGGTACCTCGAACTCGAAACGCCGATCCTCACCAAGCCGACGCCCGAAGGCGCACGCGATTACTTGGTGCCGAGTCGTGTGCATCCCGGTGAGTTCTATGCGTTGCCGCAGTCGCCACAGATTTACAAGCAGCTGTTTATGGTGTGCGGTTTCGATCGGTACTTTCAGATTGCGCGGTGCTTCCGCGACGAAGATCTGCGCGCCGATCGTCAGCCAGAGTTCACGCAGATTGACATTGAAGCGAGCTTCGTGGGGCAGGAAGACATCCTCGCACTCGCCGAAAGCTTGATCGGCTCGCTCTGGCGTGAGGGCGGTGCTGACGCGCCTGAGCATTTCGAGCGCATGACGTACGCGGACGCGATGGAGCGGTATGGGAGCGATCGCCCCGATCTGCGCTACGGTCTCGAGATTCGCGACTGCAGCGACGTGTTCCGCGGCCTCGACTTTGGGATCACGACGTCTGCGCTGGCCGCGGGCGGTCGCGTGCGCGGGATTGTGTTGCCGGGCGCCGGCGCGTGGAGCCGGAAGCAGGTGGACGAACTCGAAGCGTTGGCCAAGGGAGCCGGCGCCGGTGGGTTGCTGCGTCTCAAGAAGACCGAAGGGAAGTTCGACGGCCCCATCGCCAAGTTCCTCACGCCCGAAGCCGAGGCCGCCCTGCCGCTCGAGGATGGCGCGTTGATGTTGCTCGTGGCCGCACCGGATCACGTATCGAATCCGGCGCTGGACCGCGTGCGACAGGAATGCGCGCAGCGGCTGGGACTCGTGCATGAAGGCGATCGTCGGTTCTTGATTGTGACGGATTTCCCAATGTTTGAGCGTGACCCTGTGACGGGTACGCTCGGTGCGGTGCACCATCCGTTTACATCGCCCAAGGCGGAGGACATGGCCGCTTGGCCCGATGAACCACACCGCTGGCGCGCCACCGCATACGACGTGGTGCTCAACGGCCTCGAACTCGGCGGCGGTAGCATTCGCACACATGACCCGGCGGTGCAGTCGCGCATGTTTGAGTTGTTGGGGATTGGTGATGTCGAGGAGCAGGAGCGCCGTTTTGGATTCCTGCTCGAAGGGCTTCGCGCGGGTGCGCCGCCGCATGGCGGCATCGCCTTTGGTTTTGACCGCATCGCGATGCTGCTCTCGGGCGCAACGTCGCTCCGCGACGTGATTGCCTTCCCCAAAACAACCGCCGCTCGCGCGCTCTTTGAAGGCGCGCCGACAGTTGTGCCCGCCGAAGATCTGCGGCAGTTGCACATTCGCCCAGACGTGAACTAA
- a CDS encoding VanZ family protein, which yields MSERWRRWLPAVVWALGIEVLTSWPNPPAMDQLPSESDKVAHFMMYLMLGFWVARAVRQSPTPRTLLTMLLSTMVGVSVFGALDEWHQLFIPGRSMEFGDWLADSLGGIAGVGLLTLSAGVAVARRNTSS from the coding sequence GTGAGCGAACGTTGGCGTCGGTGGCTCCCGGCCGTCGTATGGGCCTTGGGTATTGAAGTGCTCACCTCGTGGCCGAATCCGCCGGCGATGGATCAACTGCCGTCGGAGTCGGACAAAGTAGCGCACTTTATGATGTACTTGATGCTTGGTTTTTGGGTAGCGCGTGCGGTGCGGCAGTCGCCCACACCTCGCACCCTACTGACCATGCTGCTCTCGACGATGGTGGGCGTGTCCGTCTTTGGCGCGCTCGATGAATGGCATCAGCTCTTTATTCCCGGCCGGTCGATGGAGTTTGGCGACTGGCTGGCCGATAGCCTCGGCGGCATCGCCGGCGTCGGGCTTCTCACTCTCAGCGCCGGTGTTGCGGTGGCGCGCCGGAATACCTCCTCGTGA